One Streptomyces sp. CNQ-509 DNA window includes the following coding sequences:
- a CDS encoding helix-turn-helix transcriptional regulator: MLVGRADELRSLGAALERAGAGTPQALLVGGEAGVGKTRLVEEFAGRAERAGAVVAVGGCLELGAEGLPFAPFATALRALHRALGDELVRAARGGEAELARLLPELAGAGGGEEPGDRHDVEAKARLFEHAARLLEKLAAERTVVLVLEDLHWSDRSTRELFGYLIRSLQGARVVLLGTYRSDDIHRRHPLRPFLAELERLRTVQRLELARFSRQEVIGQLTAIRGAGPLPHLVDTIFQRSDGNPFFVEELTALLDCGGSPDALSESLRDLLLVRVEALPEATQRVLRTAAEAGSTVEFGLLLAVSGQDEEELIEALRPAVDAGILMPAAGGPGADSYRFRHALLREATGDDLLPGERSRLHRRYAEALAADPSLVRPEEHAARLASHWYAARDPARALPAALKAADEAGVRHAFAEQLALLRRAVELWDEVPEEQLRELPAARYAESYPLCRCADQPHLHFVDLLAEAAVAARLDDSHEQARTLTRRALELLDEEAEPERAAWFWLERQWQVVNSGGADGWAELGKAQELVADRPPSPVKADVLATAALWKMLHSPDPASIPLAESAVEQARLVGAAEVELHARITLATLRTHAADVERGIAELYELRDAADRSGAPTVIGRAHNNLASVLEMTGRSRDAIEAARGGLAAARKQGLRDSIAFIGCNMVDAMISVGEWDAAEQDLARLRSYGAQARTRAFAGLAAAWLALYRGDVDRAGELLAEAREDAGASRAEPQGSYRMVQIGARILMERGRYDEARAMLAEGLVKLPELGHESYLWQLLVSAAAAEGDARGLPGTAAGRDELLDRLERAAGQLDTPTPIWVAWQRYFVAELARARGGSEVALWEAAASALEPLERPHELGWVRYRWAEALLAGGAAVPVRERAARLLGQAHAAAEALGAAPLRDGVEQLAARARIPLAAPGDAAAQAPAPADPAEALGLTARETDVLRLVTAGRSNRQIAEELFISPKTASVHVSNLMAKLGVSNRGEAAAVAHRMRLFESA; encoded by the coding sequence GTGCTCGTCGGCCGGGCCGACGAGCTGCGCTCCCTCGGCGCCGCCCTGGAGCGGGCCGGTGCCGGCACGCCGCAGGCCCTGCTGGTCGGCGGCGAGGCCGGGGTGGGCAAGACCCGGCTGGTGGAGGAGTTCGCCGGCCGCGCCGAGCGGGCCGGCGCGGTGGTGGCCGTCGGCGGCTGTCTGGAGCTGGGCGCCGAGGGGCTGCCGTTCGCGCCGTTCGCCACCGCGCTGCGCGCGCTGCACCGCGCGCTCGGCGACGAGCTGGTGCGGGCCGCCCGCGGCGGCGAGGCCGAGCTGGCCCGGCTGCTGCCCGAGCTGGCGGGTGCCGGCGGCGGGGAGGAGCCCGGGGACCGGCACGACGTCGAGGCCAAGGCCCGGCTCTTCGAGCACGCCGCCCGGCTGCTGGAGAAGCTGGCCGCCGAGCGGACGGTGGTGCTGGTGCTGGAGGACCTGCACTGGTCGGACCGCTCCACCCGCGAGCTCTTCGGCTACCTCATCCGGTCCTTGCAGGGCGCCCGCGTCGTGCTGCTGGGCACGTACCGCTCGGACGACATCCACCGCCGCCACCCGCTGCGCCCCTTCCTCGCCGAGCTGGAGCGGCTGCGCACGGTGCAGCGGCTGGAGCTGGCGCGCTTCTCCCGGCAGGAGGTGATCGGCCAGCTCACCGCGATCCGCGGCGCCGGGCCGCTGCCCCACCTGGTGGACACGATCTTCCAGCGCTCGGACGGCAATCCCTTCTTCGTCGAGGAGCTGACCGCCCTGCTGGACTGCGGCGGCTCGCCGGACGCGCTGTCGGAGTCGCTGCGCGACCTGCTGCTCGTCCGGGTCGAGGCGCTGCCGGAGGCGACGCAGCGGGTGCTGCGGACCGCCGCGGAGGCCGGCTCGACCGTGGAGTTCGGGCTGCTGCTCGCGGTGTCCGGGCAGGACGAGGAGGAGCTGATCGAGGCACTGCGGCCCGCGGTCGACGCCGGCATCCTGATGCCCGCGGCGGGCGGCCCCGGCGCCGACAGCTACCGCTTCCGGCACGCGCTGCTCCGCGAGGCCACCGGGGACGACCTGCTGCCCGGCGAGCGTTCCCGGCTGCACCGGCGCTACGCGGAGGCGCTGGCGGCCGACCCCTCGCTGGTCCGCCCGGAGGAGCACGCCGCCCGGCTGGCCAGCCACTGGTACGCGGCCCGCGACCCGGCCCGGGCGCTGCCCGCCGCGCTCAAGGCGGCCGACGAGGCGGGGGTGCGGCACGCGTTCGCCGAGCAACTGGCCCTGCTGCGGCGGGCCGTCGAGCTGTGGGACGAGGTGCCGGAGGAGCAGTTGCGCGAGCTGCCCGCGGCGCGCTACGCCGAGTCGTATCCGCTGTGCCGCTGCGCCGACCAGCCCCACCTGCACTTCGTCGACCTGCTCGCCGAGGCCGCCGTCGCCGCCCGGCTCGACGACTCGCACGAGCAGGCGCGCACGCTCACCCGCCGGGCGCTGGAGCTGCTCGACGAGGAGGCGGAGCCGGAGCGGGCGGCGTGGTTCTGGCTGGAGCGGCAGTGGCAGGTCGTGAACAGCGGCGGCGCCGACGGCTGGGCGGAGCTGGGCAAGGCGCAGGAGCTGGTGGCGGACCGGCCGCCGTCGCCGGTGAAGGCGGACGTGCTGGCGACGGCCGCGCTCTGGAAGATGCTGCACAGCCCCGATCCGGCGAGCATCCCACTGGCGGAGAGCGCGGTGGAGCAGGCCCGGCTGGTCGGCGCCGCGGAGGTCGAGCTGCACGCGCGGATCACGCTGGCCACGCTCCGCACCCACGCCGCCGACGTCGAGCGCGGCATCGCCGAGCTGTACGAGCTGCGCGACGCCGCTGACCGCAGCGGGGCCCCGACCGTCATCGGCCGGGCGCACAACAACCTCGCGTCCGTGCTGGAGATGACCGGCAGGTCCCGCGACGCCATTGAGGCGGCGCGCGGCGGTCTCGCGGCGGCCAGGAAGCAGGGACTGCGCGATTCGATCGCCTTCATCGGGTGCAACATGGTCGACGCGATGATCTCCGTCGGCGAGTGGGACGCCGCCGAGCAGGACCTGGCCCGGCTGCGGTCGTACGGGGCCCAGGCCCGTACCCGCGCGTTCGCAGGGCTCGCCGCTGCCTGGCTCGCGCTCTACCGCGGGGACGTGGACCGGGCCGGGGAACTACTCGCCGAGGCGCGCGAGGACGCGGGCGCGAGCCGGGCGGAGCCGCAGGGCTCGTACCGCATGGTGCAGATCGGGGCGCGGATCCTGATGGAGCGCGGGCGGTACGACGAGGCGCGGGCGATGCTCGCCGAAGGGCTGGTGAAGCTGCCGGAGCTGGGGCACGAGTCGTATCTCTGGCAGCTCCTGGTCTCCGCGGCGGCGGCCGAGGGCGACGCGCGCGGGCTGCCGGGCACGGCGGCGGGCCGCGACGAGCTGCTGGACCGGCTGGAGCGCGCGGCGGGGCAGTTGGACACGCCGACGCCGATCTGGGTGGCGTGGCAGCGGTATTTCGTCGCGGAGCTGGCCCGGGCGCGGGGCGGCTCCGAGGTGGCCCTGTGGGAGGCGGCGGCGTCGGCGCTGGAGCCGCTGGAGCGGCCGCACGAGCTGGGCTGGGTGCGCTACCGGTGGGCGGAGGCGCTGCTCGCGGGCGGCGCGGCCGTGCCTGTACGGGAGCGGGCGGCGCGGCTGCTCGGGCAGGCGCACGCGGCGGCGGAGGCGCTGGGCGCGGCGCCGCTGCGCGACGGCGTCGAGCAGTTGGCGGCGCGCGCGCGGATCCCGCTCGCGGCTCCCGGCGATGCGGCGGCGCAGGCACCGGCGCCCGCCGATCCGGCGGAGGCGCTGGGGCTGACGGCGCGGGAGACGGACGTGCTGCGGCTGGTCACGGCGGGGCGGAGCAACAGGCAGATCGCCGAGGAGCTGTTCATCTCGCCGAAGACGGCGAGCGTGCACGTGTCCAACCTGATGGCGAAGCTCGGCGTGTCCAACCGCGGTGAGGCCGCGGCGGTGGCGCACCGGATGCGCCTCTTCGAGAGCGCCTGA
- a CDS encoding MMPL family transporter encodes MSGLARWCLRRRLLVVLLWLAAFAGTAVAAALLGPAYSNDYDVPGTESGRVQVLMAEAFPGMDGVADSVVWHDDGGVGDAQTRERVDAALTEIAGLPGVSEVSGPYGSYAAGEAGAATGNGAGDGGAVSADGRTAYATVTYDGAVDDLATGDVRKVVDAAETAAGDGLEVAVGGPGAGLLQAPSVHYGEAVGVVVAAVVLFVAFGSLAAMALPIATALVGVGTAYWCVTLLGHAMAVADFAPMLGMLVGLGVGIDYALFIVTRHRRGLREGLPVGQAAQRAVATAGRAVVFAGVTVCIALLGMLVLRLNFLTGVAVAASLTVVLTVAASITLLPALLGVIGMKALSRRERRALVEHGPRPDVPRGLAARWAGLVQRRPRLLGALALVLMGVLALPVAALHLGSSDQGNHPASATTRQAYDMMAGGFGPGSNGPLTLVAHLDGAGDRVAFDSLPETLRGTPGVADATAAVHGKGGGTGLITVTPETAPQDEATSDLVDRLRSDVLPEAADGTSMQVHVGGITAGQDDFAEVIVDKLPLFGGVVIALGCLLLLVAFRSVGVPLKAALMNVLAVTASFGVVVAVFQWGWGAGLLGLGATGPIEPFLPVIMISVLFGLSMDYQVFLVSRMYEEWRATRDNRRAVRVGLAETGRVINCAALIMIAVFSAFALGGDRIIAMFGVALAAAVALDAFVLRTLLVPALMHLLGRANWWLPGWLEKRLPHIGVEGPGEPAAAEHIRLPEETAVR; translated from the coding sequence GTGTCCGGTCTCGCCCGGTGGTGTCTCCGCCGCCGCCTGCTCGTCGTCCTGCTCTGGCTCGCCGCCTTCGCCGGGACCGCCGTCGCGGCGGCCCTGCTGGGGCCGGCGTACTCGAACGACTACGACGTCCCGGGCACCGAGTCCGGGCGGGTGCAGGTGCTCATGGCCGAGGCGTTCCCCGGCATGGACGGCGTCGCGGACTCCGTCGTCTGGCACGACGACGGCGGGGTCGGCGACGCGCAGACCAGGGAGCGGGTGGACGCGGCGCTGACGGAGATCGCCGGGCTGCCGGGGGTCTCGGAGGTGAGCGGCCCCTACGGCTCGTACGCCGCCGGCGAGGCGGGGGCCGCCACCGGGAACGGCGCCGGCGACGGCGGGGCGGTGAGCGCCGACGGGCGCACGGCGTACGCCACCGTCACCTACGACGGGGCCGTGGACGACCTGGCGACCGGAGACGTCCGCAAGGTCGTGGACGCCGCGGAGACGGCGGCGGGCGACGGTCTGGAGGTCGCCGTGGGCGGCCCCGGGGCCGGGCTGCTCCAGGCGCCGTCCGTGCACTACGGCGAGGCCGTCGGGGTGGTCGTCGCGGCGGTCGTGCTCTTCGTCGCGTTCGGCTCGCTCGCCGCGATGGCGCTGCCGATCGCGACCGCGCTCGTCGGCGTCGGCACGGCGTACTGGTGCGTCACGCTCCTCGGCCACGCCATGGCCGTCGCCGACTTCGCCCCCATGCTCGGCATGCTCGTGGGCCTCGGCGTCGGCATCGACTACGCCCTGTTCATCGTCACCAGACACCGCCGCGGGCTGCGCGAGGGGCTGCCCGTGGGCCAGGCCGCGCAGCGCGCCGTGGCCACGGCCGGGCGGGCCGTGGTCTTCGCGGGCGTCACCGTGTGCATCGCGCTGCTCGGCATGCTCGTGCTGCGGCTGAACTTCCTCACCGGCGTCGCCGTCGCCGCCTCGCTGACCGTGGTGCTCACCGTCGCCGCCTCGATCACGCTGCTGCCGGCGCTGCTCGGCGTCATCGGGATGAAGGCCCTCAGCCGCCGCGAGCGGCGGGCGCTCGTCGAGCACGGCCCGCGGCCCGACGTCCCGCGCGGGCTCGCCGCCCGCTGGGCCGGTCTCGTGCAGCGCCGGCCGCGGCTGCTGGGCGCGCTCGCGCTGGTGCTCATGGGCGTCCTCGCGCTGCCCGTCGCCGCGCTCCACCTGGGCAGCTCCGACCAGGGCAACCATCCCGCGAGCGCCACCACCAGGCAGGCGTACGACATGATGGCCGGGGGCTTCGGCCCGGGCAGCAACGGCCCGCTCACGCTCGTCGCCCACCTCGACGGTGCGGGCGACCGGGTCGCCTTCGACTCGCTGCCCGAGACGCTGCGCGGCACCCCGGGCGTCGCCGACGCCACCGCCGCGGTGCACGGCAAGGGCGGCGGCACCGGGCTGATCACCGTCACCCCGGAGACCGCGCCGCAGGACGAGGCGACGTCGGACCTGGTGGACCGGCTGCGCTCGGACGTGCTGCCGGAGGCCGCGGACGGCACGTCGATGCAGGTGCACGTGGGCGGCATCACGGCGGGGCAGGACGACTTCGCCGAGGTGATCGTCGACAAGCTGCCGCTCTTCGGCGGCGTCGTGATCGCGCTGGGCTGCCTGCTGCTGCTGGTGGCGTTCCGCAGCGTGGGCGTACCGCTGAAGGCCGCGCTGATGAACGTGCTGGCCGTGACGGCGTCCTTCGGGGTGGTGGTGGCGGTCTTCCAGTGGGGCTGGGGTGCCGGGCTGCTGGGGCTGGGCGCCACCGGGCCGATCGAGCCGTTCCTGCCGGTGATCATGATCTCGGTGCTCTTCGGGCTCTCGATGGACTACCAGGTCTTCCTGGTCAGCAGGATGTACGAGGAGTGGCGGGCGACCCGCGACAACCGGCGGGCGGTGCGGGTCGGGCTCGCCGAGACCGGCCGGGTCATCAACTGCGCGGCGCTCATCATGATCGCGGTCTTCTCGGCGTTCGCGCTGGGCGGGGACCGGATCATCGCGATGTTCGGGGTGGCGCTGGCCGCGGCGGTGGCGCTGGACGCCTTCGTGCTGCGCACGCTGCTGGTGCCGGCGCTGATGCACCTGCTGGGCCGGGCCAACTGGTGGCTGCCCGGCTGGCTGGAGAAGCGGCTGCCGCACATCGGCGTCGAGGGGCCGGGGGAGCCGGCGGCGGCCGAGCACATCCGGCTGCCGGAGGAGACGGCGGTGCGTTAA
- a CDS encoding helix-turn-helix transcriptional regulator has translation MLDSVQSRTISPVFAGRHDELKTLDAALARAALGEPQVLLVGGEAGVGKSRLLDEFLEAAQGAGAVTAVGGCLELGADGLPFAPFATALRMLHRKVGAELTELAAGQEPVLARLLPDLGPVTEEPHGQDSRARLFELTVGLLERLAAGRTVVLALEDLHWADRSTRELLGYLVRSVQGARLVVLMTYRSDDVHRRHPLRPFLAELDRLRSVQRLELARLSEDEVRSQLAGIRGVAEPERELTAEVYARSEGIPFFVEELALSEDAGRLSDSLRDLLLVRVEALPEGAQRVVRLAARNTRVPHALLAVVSGLTEDELIEGLRAAVGANVLVPDEEGEAYRFRHALLREAVLDDLLPGERTRLSRRYAEALEADPGLVAAEERATRLASYWYYARDAAKALPAVLHAALETRARHAYAEQLKLLERALELWDEVSPEERRGLPSQGGLESYPPCGCGDRPEEIELHLVDLLAHAAFAARLDHQWEAALKFVKKALKVVDETQDPLRAAWFWLERSKLIALAGRGDGRAELTRAHELVHDLPASATHADVLAQVAMWELLHASDLDSMALAERAVELARQAGAGDVELGARITLCTLRSAKGDSDAWIAELYEIRDLARQRGAHRQMGRACINLCDALEKAGRSAEAVEAGLAGMKDMYGRGLYDAAAFAALNVVESLTSLGEWDRAEQMRQEWKRHAAGSRTGASVALRRAQLALLRGEFELVPELIAAARRYRGRNDGEPQYELPFAAVEMSALWTLGQAPEALDLLERHLALLPLSGQEAYVWQLLVAGARLAGDVAGVPGVPEARRAEIVARLADAAAVLPAEGPPWTPSSRLFAAELARARGLADPAVWAAAAAAYEPLGHPHTLAHIAYRRAEALLAGAAGGGAAARDIAAPLLAEAHATAVRLGAAPLRESVEHLAGRARVPLGRASRPPADPVESLGLTARETDVLRRVAVGRSNREIAEELFIAPKTASVHVSNLMAKLGVSNRGEAAAMAHRLRLFED, from the coding sequence ATGCTCGACAGCGTGCAGAGCCGAACGATCAGCCCGGTGTTCGCAGGCCGTCATGACGAGTTGAAGACCCTCGACGCCGCGCTCGCCCGCGCCGCGCTCGGCGAGCCGCAGGTGCTGCTCGTGGGGGGCGAGGCAGGCGTGGGCAAGAGCCGGCTGCTGGACGAGTTCCTGGAGGCGGCGCAGGGCGCCGGCGCGGTCACCGCGGTCGGCGGCTGTCTGGAGCTGGGCGCGGACGGCCTGCCCTTCGCGCCGTTCGCCACGGCGCTGCGCATGCTGCACCGCAAGGTCGGCGCCGAGCTGACGGAGCTGGCCGCGGGCCAGGAGCCGGTGCTCGCCCGGCTCCTGCCCGACCTGGGCCCGGTCACCGAGGAGCCGCACGGCCAGGACAGCCGGGCCCGGCTCTTCGAGCTGACCGTCGGCCTGCTGGAGCGGCTGGCCGCGGGGCGCACCGTGGTGCTGGCCCTGGAGGACCTGCACTGGGCGGACCGCTCCACCCGCGAGCTGCTCGGCTATCTCGTCCGCTCGGTCCAGGGCGCCCGCCTCGTGGTCCTCATGACGTACCGCTCGGACGACGTCCACAGGCGCCATCCGCTGCGTCCCTTCCTCGCCGAGCTGGACCGGCTGCGCTCCGTGCAGCGGCTGGAGCTGGCCCGGCTCAGCGAGGACGAGGTGCGCAGCCAGCTCGCCGGCATCCGCGGCGTCGCCGAGCCCGAGCGCGAGCTGACCGCCGAGGTGTACGCGCGCAGCGAGGGCATCCCCTTCTTCGTCGAGGAGCTGGCCCTCAGCGAGGACGCGGGCCGCCTCAGCGACTCCCTCCGGGATCTGCTGCTGGTACGGGTCGAGGCGCTGCCCGAGGGCGCCCAGCGCGTGGTGCGCCTCGCCGCGCGGAACACGCGCGTCCCGCACGCGCTGCTCGCCGTCGTCTCCGGACTCACCGAGGACGAGCTGATCGAGGGCCTCCGCGCCGCCGTCGGGGCGAACGTGCTGGTGCCCGACGAGGAGGGCGAGGCGTACCGCTTCCGGCACGCGCTGCTGCGCGAGGCCGTGCTCGACGACCTCCTGCCCGGCGAGCGCACCCGCCTCAGCAGGCGGTACGCGGAGGCCCTGGAGGCCGACCCCGGGCTGGTCGCGGCGGAGGAGCGGGCGACCCGCCTGGCGAGCTACTGGTACTACGCGCGCGATGCCGCCAAGGCCCTGCCCGCCGTGCTCCACGCCGCCCTGGAGACCCGCGCCCGGCACGCCTACGCCGAGCAGCTCAAGCTGCTGGAGCGGGCGCTGGAGCTGTGGGACGAGGTGTCGCCCGAGGAGCGCCGCGGGCTGCCTTCGCAGGGCGGCCTGGAGTCGTATCCGCCGTGCGGCTGCGGGGACCGGCCGGAGGAGATCGAGCTGCACCTGGTCGACCTGCTGGCGCACGCCGCGTTCGCGGCCCGGCTCGACCACCAGTGGGAGGCGGCGCTGAAGTTCGTGAAGAAGGCGCTCAAGGTCGTCGACGAGACGCAGGACCCGCTGCGCGCCGCCTGGTTCTGGCTGGAGCGCTCCAAGCTCATCGCGCTCGCCGGCCGCGGCGACGGCCGCGCGGAGCTGACCCGGGCGCACGAGCTGGTGCACGACCTGCCGGCCTCGGCCACCCACGCCGACGTGCTCGCGCAGGTGGCGATGTGGGAGCTGCTGCACGCCTCCGACCTGGACAGCATGGCGCTCGCCGAGCGCGCCGTCGAGCTGGCCAGGCAGGCGGGCGCCGGGGACGTCGAGCTGGGCGCGCGGATCACGCTGTGTACGCTGCGCTCGGCCAAGGGCGACTCCGACGCCTGGATCGCCGAGTTGTACGAGATACGGGACCTGGCCCGGCAGCGCGGCGCCCATCGCCAGATGGGCCGCGCGTGTATCAACCTCTGCGACGCGCTGGAGAAGGCCGGCCGGTCCGCGGAGGCGGTCGAGGCGGGCCTCGCCGGCATGAAGGACATGTACGGCCGCGGGCTGTACGACGCCGCGGCCTTCGCCGCGCTCAACGTGGTGGAGTCGCTGACCTCGCTGGGCGAGTGGGACCGCGCCGAGCAGATGCGCCAGGAGTGGAAGCGGCACGCGGCCGGGTCCCGCACCGGCGCGTCGGTGGCGCTGCGGCGGGCCCAGCTCGCGCTGCTGCGCGGGGAGTTCGAGCTGGTGCCGGAGCTGATCGCCGCGGCCCGCAGGTACCGGGGGCGCAACGACGGCGAGCCGCAGTACGAACTGCCGTTCGCCGCGGTGGAGATGAGCGCCCTGTGGACGCTGGGCCAGGCGCCGGAGGCGCTGGACCTGCTGGAGCGGCACCTGGCGCTGCTGCCGCTCTCCGGCCAGGAGGCGTACGTCTGGCAGCTCCTGGTCGCCGGCGCCCGGCTGGCGGGGGATGTCGCCGGGGTGCCGGGCGTGCCGGAGGCGCGGCGGGCGGAGATCGTGGCGCGGCTGGCGGACGCGGCGGCAGTCCTGCCGGCCGAGGGGCCGCCCTGGACGCCGTCGTCCCGCCTCTTCGCGGCGGAACTGGCCCGCGCCCGGGGGCTCGCCGACCCCGCCGTCTGGGCGGCGGCCGCCGCGGCGTACGAGCCGCTGGGCCACCCGCACACGCTGGCGCACATCGCGTACCGCCGGGCGGAGGCGCTGCTCGCCGGCGCCGCGGGCGGCGGCGCGGCGGCCCGCGACATCGCGGCCCCGCTGCTGGCCGAGGCGCACGCGACGGCGGTCCGCCTCGGCGCGGCCCCGCTCCGCGAGTCCGTGGAACACCTCGCGGGCCGCGCCCGCGTCCCCCTCGGCCGGGCGTCCCGTCCGCCGGCGGACCCGGTGGAGTCGCTGGGCCTCACGGCCCGCGAGACGGACGTGCTGCGGCGGGTGGCGGTGGGTCGGAGCAACCGCGAGATAGCGGAAGAGCTGTTCATCGCGCCGAAGACGGCGAGTGTGCACGTGTCGAACCTGATGGCGAAGCTGGGTGTGTCGAACCGGGGCGAGGCGGCCGCGATGGCCCACCGCCTGCGCCTCTTCGAGGACTGA